The Wansuia hejianensis genomic interval ACGGATATTTCCGTGGCGGCGGATATTCTTCCAGATTCGTGACCAGAGCCGAGATGCCTGCAACAATGATCCGTCTGAATCTTGTAAAAGGCCTTGGACCGGTTCTGCAGATTGCAGAAGGCTGGACCATCAGCCTTCCGGAAGAAGTATCTGATACTCTCTGGAAGAGAACGGACTATACATGGCCCTGCACCTGGTTTGCACCGAGATGTGACGGAGCAGAGGGAAGTGCTTTCAACACCGCATATGAAGTGATGCGTAACTGGGGAGCCAACCATGGCGCAATTTCCTATGGACATATCGGAGCAGATCTGATCACCATGTGTTCCATGCTGCGCATTCCGGTTGCTATGCACAACGTGGCTGATAAGGACATCTTCCGTCCGGCCGCCTGGGGTGCATTCGGAACAAAAGACAGAGAAGGCGCAGATTTCAGGGCCTGCCAGAACTATGGTCCTCTGTATAAGTAAATAGCTGAATCAGTCATAACTCCCCTCCGGGCCGGCAGTTGCAGCAACATGCCTCTAGCCCGGAGGGGAATTTATTTATAGAAGGAAAGTCATTCATATGGTGCGGAGGAAGAACTGAAGCCGCCTTGCCCATTTTATTCCTGCAGGCTCCCAGAAGCCGGATACTTGTCCATAAAAAAGCCGGATACGTCGATCCGGCAGAAAGTGAGAAGATTTATGTAAAAAGGAAAGCTCCTTTTGTTTGATTATGAATATACACGTACATTGTGAAAAAACTGTGATAAAGGATTAAATAAATTATAAAAGTTTTAAAAAAATAGCAGGATAAATCATAAAAATATGGTTCATCCCGCTAAATATTTATTTTTTTGCATGTCTATTTTAAGCCTGCCCATGTTCAGTTGTGGAGCGCGGTATGTTAATCGGTCACAACACCCTTTTGCAGCATGATATTTGCATAAAGAGCTTTTTCGCTGGTAGAAATAATGCAGTAACAGGTCTTGGCTTCCTCATAGAAAGCAAAACGCTCAATATTACCCACGGCGTCTCCTCCACGGCTGTCATGCTTTGCTATGATTTCCTTATAGGTGTCCCAGATGGGAGTTTCCACATGATCGCCTTTCATAACTTCCATCAGGTTCACCGGATGCTCCACATAGGTATCCAGAGGAAATACAGTCAGAATGGCATCCAGGATCTCCGGAACCCCGTGGCCGTCACAGCGTATTGTAATAGCGTTCTTCCCCATAGATTCCACCGGGAAATTACCGTCTGCAATAACAAGACGGTCACTGTGTCCCATCTCACAGAGAACTTTCAGAAGTTCAGGAGATAAAATTTGAGGAATTCCCTTTAACATAATATGTATACTCCTTTCGTTTGAGGGAGGACGGATCACATCCGCCTTCCAAATCGGTATTTAATTATATTGTACAAAAAAGTCGGGTTTCAGGCAATAGAATTTTTTAAAAATGCACAAGTGAAACGAAACGTTTAAATTATAGTTTTGTGGCGAGGGGTGTGGAGACCCGGACGAAAAGCAGCGGAAGACGGTACAATGGCTCTCGCCAGGGGTGGAACCCCGATGGTCTCAGGCGGTAGATTTCTGTATTCAATAAAGAAATACTGTCGCCAGTAGGCCACAATTAGCCGCCGATTACTGACTGAAACCATACCAATGACCCTTTCGTCCGGGTATCCAAAACCCCTCCCCGACCAATTGGAAGCAAAACTGAATATTTGAAAACAATAAAAGTGTGAGCGATTGTTGCTTTCCATAGGTTGTCAATAAAATTCTCTGAAAAATTTATTGCTAAAGATGCCACTGCCCCTATTTATCCGTACCGATGTATCTAATGTTTTTACTTTGATTTCTCCGTCAAGTATATAGATAAACTGCAAATCTTCGTGCTAATGCATAACCTGAAAGCTCGAATTTCTCTGATAGCTTTGGTCATTGATAACGTCAAGTACGAGATACGGAAAGCCTGGGCCTGAATTTAAATTGACGGAGTTTATGTAATCGTTTTGTATGTTTTTCATGAGTAATTATCCTTAATTGAATATATTATGATAATATTAGGCGATATTTCAATA includes:
- a CDS encoding RbsD/FucU family protein yields the protein MLKGIPQILSPELLKVLCEMGHSDRLVIADGNFPVESMGKNAITIRCDGHGVPEILDAILTVFPLDTYVEHPVNLMEVMKGDHVETPIWDTYKEIIAKHDSRGGDAVGNIERFAFYEEAKTCYCIISTSEKALYANIMLQKGVVTD